The uncultured Methanolobus sp. sequence TCATTTCAGTTTTCAGTCATTGTATGACACTAAAAAAAAGCTTTTTTAAGATACGGAAAAAAGGATTTGGTTGGAAAAAATCATAAAATCCATATGTTTTCTCTTCTACTCATATGTTTTCTTAAGCATAAGAACCATTATTCCCGGCTTTGAAGGCTTCATAGGGTTCTGGAAAAAATCCATTTCAAGACTTGGACTCCCGAACATCTCATTATTGACCCTCTCGGTTATTTCGTCGAGTATCATTTTGTAGGATATGCAATGGGGATCTACATCTTTAATTTCTCCGCCTGTTGGCGTTATGGCATTGTAAGGACAGCCGCCTCTGCAGTATTCTATATGGGAGCAGTCCTTACAGTTCTGGTCCACATAATCTTTGTAATCAAACATGAGCTTCCATGCGTCGGATTTTGAAAGTTCTTCAATGCCAGGGCGGTCGTGGACATTGCCCATTACGTATTCCGGCATGCCTACAAAACGATAGCAGGGATATATACTTCCGTCAGGTCCGACTGCTAAGACATCTCCCATGCAGTCCACGAAAGTGCAGACCGCGCCTTTTCCACTAAACACGCCTTTACATAGGTGATCGATGTTCATGACCTCTATCTTGTCCATATTTTCCAGATACTTATCCAGAAGGTAGATCAGGAGCCTGCCGTATTCTTCCGGGTCAAGAGCCCATTTTTCGGGCTCGTCGCCACGTAAAGATGGAAGGGCTGGGTGGAACTTGAGGGTCCATCCATTTTCCAGATAGAAATTGAATATGTCTTCTCTGAATTTTTCGGAGTGAGAGGTGAAAGTTGTGATGAATCTAACGGAAAGTCCGTGTTTCTTTGCTATCTCGTAACCACGTATAGTTTTATCGTAGTATCCCTCTCCTCTCTGGAAATCATTAAGCTCTTTAGGCCCATCAAGACTGGAGCCAATAGGAATTTTATATTCTGCAAAAATCTCAGCTATTTCGTCTGTCATTTTCCAGAGGTTGGTCTGTATGGCGAAAGCCACATTCTTTGGCTTCACTCCTTCTGCAAGGATTGGTAAAGCTTCCCTGTAGAAATCTGCGCCCGCCAGGAGCGGTTCTCCTCCATGGAAAGTGAAAGTAACCGAATCTTCTCTGAAATCCTTGAGCCATTCGACGACTTCCTTTATAGTCTCAATGCTCATTATTGGAGATTTCTCTTCGGAGCTCCAGCAGTAATTGCAGTTACCAGGACAACCCAGGGTAGGGATTAGCATCACGTGAAAAGACATTTTGATAGCACCTTTTTTTGATTTTCTTCAAGGTTTCAAATTATTAGTAGTTTTCTAAGAGCTCTTTTTTTCATATGTCTGTGGGTGAATAGTTCTTTGAATACGGGTTTTATCAGGTAAAGAAGAACAAGACAAGATGAGAACTCAGGGTAATAAATCAGTAATCAAAAAAGAGTAAGTGGCAGGCATTAAGCCTGCACTTGTTTTAAAATTATTTTGCTGGAATGATGAGTGATCTCTCACCAGCAGGCTCGAACTCTCTGAGAGCTCCTCTTGCGAACTCCTTCCTTGGCTTTGTGAAGTCGAATGGGAGGAGGTCGTCTGCGAAGCAGATCTTGACGAGTGGGTTAACTGCGTATGCGTCTCCACGACCAGCGTGTGCACCGGAAGTGATTGCAGAGTATCCACCCTGGTGACCTACGTTCATTGCGTAGTTAGGGTAGTTTGGTCCACGCAGTTCAACAGCAAGACCTTCGTCAGACTGGTATGAGAGTACGTTTGTAGCACCACACTGGTCCTGCAGGTCGAATCCGAAGAAACCGAGTCTTCCTAGTGCTTCCTTGTGGAGGTACATGCTGAGGTACCATCCGGAAAGACCAGCGTTTCCGTTTCCTGTTGCGATTGAAACAGCGGAACCGGCTGCTGCTGAAAGACTTGTTGCTCTCTGTGATCCACCAAAGTGGTCTTCGAGGGTTGTTGGGTACTTCTCGTAGTTCTCGATACCGTAGATGGTGGACTCTGTTGCGATGTCCTTTACTACCTCGAGGTTTGCCTTGATCTTGTTGTCTGTACCCTTGTTTGCTGCACCGTCGTACTTGTCATTGATGTAGTCAACGTTGTAGTAGAGGTTGTCATCAAGGATGTTGTTACAGTATGCTGCTGTTGCGTACTGGGTGAAACCTACACCACCGGACATGTATGACCCGAGCCAGATCTGGTCGTAAAGCATACATCCCGCACCGACTACTTCAAGGGCTACGTGTGCCGGGTCTTCTGCGTCTACACGACTTGTCTGTACGATATCTGCCATGTGACCGAATGGAATTCCTCCAGGCTCGTTTGGTGCACGTGCACGTCTTGCCGGAAGCATTTCTCCCATCTGGATTACACCAGCGTGCTTTGCTGCGTATGAAAGGTCAGCTACTGCTGCTTCACCAGCACACATGCTGTATGCTGAAATGAATGACATACCGACCTGCATAGCCATCCACCTGCTTGTCTGACCACCATCTGTGGTTCTGCTGACAATTGTTGGGATGTGTGCTGCCTGGAATGAGGTCTTACCGATAGCTGCTTTGAGCTGCTCTGCCTGCTCTTCAGGGAATGCCTTGTTGATGTCAATGAGGAACTGGCTATCGATCTCGTCTGCAAGTTCATCGTCACCGGTGAACATCTTGACGTAACAGTCATCTACAAGAGCTGGGTGTGTTTCGACCATGTGTTCCTGGACAACTGCTCCACCAGGAAGTGCGTGGTTGAGTGTCTCAAGGTAGTGGTTGATTGTTTCTGGTGTGACTTCGATACCGAGCCTCTTCTCAAGGGTCTCGTGTGCCATGTCCATACCGACAATGATTGTCCTTCTGATGTCGTCCCACATCTGCTGCATTGCTGCGTTGTTGACGTAGTGAAGGTCGTCAAGTTCTACCATGTCATCTGTTCCGGAAAGGAAAGATGGTGTGAGTGCTCTCTGACCGAGTGGTATACCACCACAGTGCATCATTGGGTTGTAACCGACAAGTCCTCTCTTCTTTGCGAGTTCCTGACCTGCCTTTTTCATCTCTAATTTACGTGGGTTCTGATCTACACCAAGTCTGTAGTACTCTACGGTCTTGTCTGTGATCTCTCCACCGTTCATCTTGTTAGTACCGTGTTCTTTCGTGTACTTGATTTCCATGTGTTTTGCAAACATTCTCTTTCTATCGTCTGCCATTATAATCACCTCAGTTCTCCGGCTTGAATCCGTATGTGGTTCTCTGGTCGAATACTCTGTGTACCCATTCGATGACTTCTGCGTCATCTCTGAATGCTACATTGTCGACACGGTAGATGGTGGTCCTCTTTGCTGCCTCTTCAGGGGACATTGGTTTGCCGAGGTTTACCTTCTTGTCGATAGGTCTTCCTACCTGGTCCTTGTGCATAATGATTACATCGCCTTCTTTTCTGCACCTGTCGAGCATGTCAAACATTACACCGTCTTCAGGAAGTCTGAGTGAGTGACCGTGTACTGTTGCGCCTCTAAGACTTGCGAGTGCCGGGCAGGTCATTTCAGTTTCCATCTGGAACTTTGCGATCTCTTCCATGTCTCTCTCACGAGCTTCAACGACCTGACGACCGGAAAGTGTACCTGGGTCGACACCTCTGAAGTTGATTGCTGCGTTGTATGATCTGAAGTATGGTACTGATGGACCGTTGTACATTGAGTCAACGAACTGTACATACCTTACCCTGTCACCAGCTTTTGCACCTGGTGTTGGTTCTACCATTTCTCTGACTGAACACTCTGGCTCGCCCATTTCTGCGAGTGGTGGGTGTGTGCTTGGGTAGTCGCTACCTGGTGCACGGTGTCCGAGAACAAGTGTCAGGTCATCGTCGGAAATTTCTCTGAGTTTCTCGACTTTACCAGACATGTGTTTTCTTCTGTTTTCAGCAACGGATGTTGCTCCTGGATAATATTGTGGTTCATATGCCATAATTATTCACTCCTAATTCTCTAATGATCTCATTGTGGTTTTCACGGCTTTCACGAGTTCGTTCAGTTTTTCCCTCGAACATGATTCGCCTCGTGTAACTCCTGTCACAATTTCCATTACCCTTCCCTTTGCTAAAATATCACTATTTTTTGGTTTAACAAGCCGTGTCTTAACTCCTGCCATTGCAAAATCCTCAAAATCAACAAGAGTTTGGCAAACAACTACTGCAGGAACATCGGCCTGTTCAAGAATTGCCTTTACTTTTCTGACCACATGGTCCCTGATATTTCCTGTGTGGATCACAGCAACTTTGTGTCTGTTGATCTGTGCTATCTCTTCAGGACTCATTCCAAAAGAGCCGGAACCCATATTGGTGTCCGGAACACCTGATCCTGTGTTAAGCACAAGCACACTAACCTGTATTTCCTCACGGCGCATGCCATATGTGAGTTCACAGACGG is a genomic window containing:
- a CDS encoding TIGR04083 family peptide-modifying radical SAM enzyme, translated to MSFHVMLIPTLGCPGNCNYCWSSEEKSPIMSIETIKEVVEWLKDFREDSVTFTFHGGEPLLAGADFYREALPILAEGVKPKNVAFAIQTNLWKMTDEIAEIFAEYKIPIGSSLDGPKELNDFQRGEGYYDKTIRGYEIAKKHGLSVRFITTFTSHSEKFREDIFNFYLENGWTLKFHPALPSLRGDEPEKWALDPEEYGRLLIYLLDKYLENMDKIEVMNIDHLCKGVFSGKGAVCTFVDCMGDVLAVGPDGSIYPCYRFVGMPEYVMGNVHDRPGIEELSKSDAWKLMFDYKDYVDQNCKDCSHIEYCRGGCPYNAITPTGGEIKDVDPHCISYKMILDEITERVNNEMFGSPSLEMDFFQNPMKPSKPGIMVLMLKKTYE
- the mcrA gene encoding coenzyme-B sulfoethylthiotransferase subunit alpha, which translates into the protein MADDRKRMFAKHMEIKYTKEHGTNKMNGGEITDKTVEYYRLGVDQNPRKLEMKKAGQELAKKRGLVGYNPMMHCGGIPLGQRALTPSFLSGTDDMVELDDLHYVNNAAMQQMWDDIRRTIIVGMDMAHETLEKRLGIEVTPETINHYLETLNHALPGGAVVQEHMVETHPALVDDCYVKMFTGDDELADEIDSQFLIDINKAFPEEQAEQLKAAIGKTSFQAAHIPTIVSRTTDGGQTSRWMAMQVGMSFISAYSMCAGEAAVADLSYAAKHAGVIQMGEMLPARRARAPNEPGGIPFGHMADIVQTSRVDAEDPAHVALEVVGAGCMLYDQIWLGSYMSGGVGFTQYATAAYCNNILDDNLYYNVDYINDKYDGAANKGTDNKIKANLEVVKDIATESTIYGIENYEKYPTTLEDHFGGSQRATSLSAAAGSAVSIATGNGNAGLSGWYLSMYLHKEALGRLGFFGFDLQDQCGATNVLSYQSDEGLAVELRGPNYPNYAMNVGHQGGYSAITSGAHAGRGDAYAVNPLVKICFADDLLPFDFTKPRKEFARGALREFEPAGERSLIIPAK
- the mcrG gene encoding coenzyme-B sulfoethylthiotransferase subunit gamma, whose product is MAYEPQYYPGATSVAENRRKHMSGKVEKLREISDDDLTLVLGHRAPGSDYPSTHPPLAEMGEPECSVREMVEPTPGAKAGDRVRYVQFVDSMYNGPSVPYFRSYNAAINFRGVDPGTLSGRQVVEARERDMEEIAKFQMETEMTCPALASLRGATVHGHSLRLPEDGVMFDMLDRCRKEGDVIIMHKDQVGRPIDKKVNLGKPMSPEEAAKRTTIYRVDNVAFRDDAEVIEWVHRVFDQRTTYGFKPEN
- the mcrC gene encoding methyl-coenzyme M reductase I operon protein C: MFDRETQVVDCRHGMGLGRGGGLAQRGTLSETGRPDVIAVAMSPGRRHITKPVCELTYGMRREEIQVSVLVLNTGSGVPDTNMGSGSFGMSPEEIAQINRHKVAVIHTGNIRDHVVRKVKAILEQADVPAVVVCQTLVDFEDFAMAGVKTRLVKPKNSDILAKGRVMEIVTGVTRGESCSREKLNELVKAVKTTMRSLEN